In the genome of Phlebotomus papatasi isolate M1 chromosome 2, Ppap_2.1, whole genome shotgun sequence, one region contains:
- the LOC129802385 gene encoding ribose-phosphate pyrophosphokinase 1 isoform X4 encodes MPVSAIRAKALARNQLEKATVIQSRMPNIKVFSGTSHPDLAQRIVDRLGIDLGRVVTKKFSNLETCVEIGESVRGEDVYIVQSGSGEINDNLMELLIMINACKIASALRVTAVIPCFPYARQDKKDKSRAPISAKLVANMLSVAGADHIITMDLHASQIQGFFDIPVDNLYAEPAVLKWIKENIPEWRNSIIVSPDAGGAKRVTSIADRLNVEFALIHKERKKANEVSSMVLVGDVKDRVAILVDDMADTCGTICHAAEKLMDAGATKVYAILTHGIFSGPAISRINNACFEAVVVTNTIPQDGHMRDCPKIQMIDVSMMFAEAVRRTHNGESVSYLFSNVPY; translated from the exons ATGCCAGTCAGTGCGATCCGCGCCAAAGCCCTTGCCCGCAATCAATTGGAGAAAGCCACCGTGATACAGTCCAGGATGCCCAACATCAAAGTGTTTTCGGGGACATCGCATCCGGATCTGGCGCAGCGTATTGTGGATAGGCTGGGAATTGATTTGGGGCGCGTTGTGACGAAGAAATTCAGCAATTTGGAAACATG TGTCGAAATTGGGGAGTCCGTTCGAGGCGAAGATGTTTACATAGTGCAATCGGGGTCTGGGGAGATCAACGATAACCTCATGGAGCTCCTTATCATGATAAATGCATGCAAAATTGCATCAGCTCTTCGGGTAACGGCAGTTATTCCATGCTTCCCCTATGCTAGGCAGGACAAAAAGGACAAG AGCCGTGCTCCGATTTCGGCTAAATTGGTGGCCAATATGCTGTCAGTTGCTGGAGCTGATCACATTATCACAATGGATTTGCATGCATCACAAATTCAG GGTTTCTTCGACATTCCTGTGGACAACTTGTATGCTGAGCCGGCTGTGCTCAAGTGGATCAAGGAGAATATTCCGGAGTGGCGCAATTCAATTATTGTGTCTCCGGACGCTGGTGGTGCCAAACGCGTCACCTCAATTGCCGATCGGCTCAATGTGGAATTCGCTTTGATCCACAAGGAGCGCAAGAAGGCCAATGAGGTGTCGTCGATGGTGCTCGTGGGCGATGTAAAGGATCGCGTGGCTATTCTGGTGGATGACATGGCAGATACATGTGGCACAATTTGCCATGCTGCTGAGAAACTGATGGACGCTGGAGCCACGAAGGTTTATGCTATTCTCACGCACGGCATCTTCTCGGGACCGGCCATTTCCAGGATAAACAATGCTTGCTTCGAGGCTGTGGTGGTCACCAACACAATTCCCCAGGATGGCCACATGCGGgattgtcccaaaattcag
- the LOC129802385 gene encoding ribose-phosphate pyrophosphokinase 1 isoform X1: protein MDNNAGDSINGDQSTSEGNKILNFPSTGPVVSAIRAKALARNQLEKATVIQSRMPNIKVFSGTSHPDLAQRIVDRLGIDLGRVVTKKFSNLETCVEIGESVRGEDVYIVQSGSGEINDNLMELLIMINACKIASALRVTAVIPCFPYARQDKKDKTGGETQKVKTLKYNEWKFRSRAPISAKLVANMLSVAGADHIITMDLHASQIQGFFDIPVDNLYAEPAVLKWIKENIPEWRNSIIVSPDAGGAKRVTSIADRLNVEFALIHKERKKANEVSSMVLVGDVKDRVAILVDDMADTCGTICHAAEKLMDAGATKVYAILTHGIFSGPAISRINNACFEAVVVTNTIPQDGHMRDCPKIQMIDVSMMFAEAVRRTHNGESVSYLFSNVPY from the exons atggaCAACAATGCTGGGGATTCCATCAATGGGGATCAATCCACCAGTGAAGGCAACAAAATTCTCAATTTCCCCTCAACAGGACCAGTAG TCAGTGCGATCCGCGCCAAAGCCCTTGCCCGCAATCAATTGGAGAAAGCCACCGTGATACAGTCCAGGATGCCCAACATCAAAGTGTTTTCGGGGACATCGCATCCGGATCTGGCGCAGCGTATTGTGGATAGGCTGGGAATTGATTTGGGGCGCGTTGTGACGAAGAAATTCAGCAATTTGGAAACATG TGTCGAAATTGGGGAGTCCGTTCGAGGCGAAGATGTTTACATAGTGCAATCGGGGTCTGGGGAGATCAACGATAACCTCATGGAGCTCCTTATCATGATAAATGCATGCAAAATTGCATCAGCTCTTCGGGTAACGGCAGTTATTCCATGCTTCCCCTATGCTAGGCAGGACAAAAAGGACAAG ACTGGTGGAGAAACCCAAAAGGTGAAAACTCTTAAATACAACGAATGGAAGTTTAGG AGCCGTGCTCCGATTTCGGCTAAATTGGTGGCCAATATGCTGTCAGTTGCTGGAGCTGATCACATTATCACAATGGATTTGCATGCATCACAAATTCAG GGTTTCTTCGACATTCCTGTGGACAACTTGTATGCTGAGCCGGCTGTGCTCAAGTGGATCAAGGAGAATATTCCGGAGTGGCGCAATTCAATTATTGTGTCTCCGGACGCTGGTGGTGCCAAACGCGTCACCTCAATTGCCGATCGGCTCAATGTGGAATTCGCTTTGATCCACAAGGAGCGCAAGAAGGCCAATGAGGTGTCGTCGATGGTGCTCGTGGGCGATGTAAAGGATCGCGTGGCTATTCTGGTGGATGACATGGCAGATACATGTGGCACAATTTGCCATGCTGCTGAGAAACTGATGGACGCTGGAGCCACGAAGGTTTATGCTATTCTCACGCACGGCATCTTCTCGGGACCGGCCATTTCCAGGATAAACAATGCTTGCTTCGAGGCTGTGGTGGTCACCAACACAATTCCCCAGGATGGCCACATGCGGgattgtcccaaaattcag
- the LOC129802388 gene encoding ubiquitin-conjugating enzyme E2-22 kDa isoform X2: MAASMAVSRIKREFKEVIKSEEIVQCSIKIELINDSWTELKGEIAGPPDTPYEGGKFQLEIKVPETYPFNPPKVRFITKIWHPNISSVTGAICLDILKENWAAAMTLRTVLLSLQALLSAAEPDDPQDAIVASQYKDNYEMFVLTARHWTNAYANGPLHFLELDAKIQRLKDMGIEENDARAALSRYNWDIERATQNLFS; encoded by the exons ATGGCGGCGAGCATGGCTGTTTCGAGAATAAAACGCGAGTTCAAAGAAGTGATAAAAAGCGAGGAA ATCGTACAATGTAGCATCAAAATAGAATTAATAAATGATAGTTGGACAGAACTGAAGGGTGAGATTGCCGGACCACCCGATACCCCCTACGAGGGGGGCAAATTTCAGCTGGAGATTAAAGTACCAGAAACCTACCCATTCAATCCGCCAAAAGTGCGGTTCATCACAAAAATCTGGCATCCCAACATTTCCTCCGTCACCGGAGCCATTTGCCTAGATATCCTCAAGGAGAATTG GGCAGCAGCAATGACTCTGCGGACGGTTCTACTGTCACTCCAGGCTCTTCTGTCTGCCGCAGAGCCAGATGATCCTCAAGATGCCATTGTGGCGTCCCAGTATAAAGACAATTATGAAATGTTTGTCCTCACCGCCAGACACTGGACAAATGCTTATGCTAATG GTCCTCTTCACTTTCTTGAACTGGATGCAAAAATACAGAGACTCAAAGACATGGGAATTGAGGAGAATGATGCGAGAGCGGCTCTATCCAGATACAACTGGGACATTGAGAGGGCgacacaaaatttatttagttaG
- the LOC129801074 gene encoding SANT and BTB domain regulator of class switch recombination — MAVSDGHHKSPAVSPTVLENSSDGGSSTGRRLSRSSDSLAPSKARRKSLVSPIPGELLKQEAEIVIHVCDEVKNISRDFTCPQKLLVSKMGYFPEVTAGQRLEDMDISVHCDIQIFEWLMKWVKRDTLPQGEWPTLDPFNVIPILVSASFLQMEPLLLDCLSFCHARLSDIVKASANLSCLNEGIVTRLAAMFTNLELEGVRDKKDRVVPRLWTKMIQSLCEPEPQALRGHFASLAGLFRCSRCGRFLTPAVASYVFCLPQNMRVNRWGQIVSQHTRDTNWNITNFIAALYKELRSWRKLYWRLWGHCHFLYCATCETHFPVYQMNWCQYHPDQAQFLGPAVEGRTAGPAGRFPCCGQQAYRYETLTGPSGCQYREHTVQIENDRDRSILQLAQVAAEGGCLFDVALVKNHPQNGEPWWTGIALLPHRSRQGLLPTLHVDEPVTSKGSKKCTTRQTSMMLDSSSDTESSDNVKHHRSALVRQSSYSSDGGESEYSSPRQYRYRSTKRRPKMPSGRYWSGEMSARSNQDNQREFEERAMKQVIAMLCKKTGSDSGQQHHQMQQQSYHQQGGTYVRLEAEWRESLKSRGVISTKGKAQK, encoded by the exons ATGGCT GTATCCGATGGTCACCACAAGAGTCCAGCTGTGTCTCCCACAGTCCTGGAAAATTCCTCAGATGGAGGAAGTTCCACTGGGAGACGCTTATCTAGATCCTCAGACTCTCTGGCGCCCTCAAAAGCGCGCCGGAAGTCCCTGGTGAGTCCCATTCCGGGAGAATTGCTGAAGCAGGAAGCTGAGATTGTCATTCATGTCTGCGATGAGGTGAAAAATATCTCTCGAGACTTTACCTGCCCCCAGAAACTTCTGGTCAGCAAAATGGGATATTTCCCTGAGGTAACTGCTGGCCAGCGTTTGGAAGACATGGACATCTCTGTCCACTGTGACATCCAGATCTTCGAGTGGCTGATGAAATGGGTGAAGAGGGATACTCTGCCGCAGGGAGAATGGCCTACTCTGGACCCCTTCAATGTCATTCCCATTCTGGTATCTGCCAGTTTCCTGCAAATGGAACCTCTGCTCCTGGATTGTTTGTCATTTTGTCATGCTCGCCTCTCGGACATTGTCAAGGCTTCGGCGAATCTGTCTTGTCTGAATGAGGGCATTGTCACTCGCCTGGCGGCGATGTTCACGAACCTAGAGCTGGAGGGAGTGAGGGATAAGAAGGACAGGGTAGTTCCCAGGCTCTGGACAAAAATGATTCAGAGCCTCTGTGAGCCGGAGCCTCAAGCGCTCAGGGGACATTTTGCGAGTCTCGCAGGGCTGTTCCGCTGCAGCCGCTGTGGACGCTTCCTGACCCCAGCTGTAGCTTCCTATGTCTTCTGTCTGCCTCAGAACATGAGAGTCAACAGATGGGGTCAGATTGTCAGCCAACACACGCGGGATACCAACTGGAACATCACCAACTTCATCGCAGCTCTGTACAAGGAATTGAGATCCTGGAGGAAGCTTTACTGGCGTCTCTGGGGACACTGCCATTTCCTTTACTGCGCCACGTGTGAAACCCATTTCCCCGTTTACCAGATGAACTGGTGCCAATACCATCCGGATCAGGCTCAGTTCCTGGGACCAGCTGTCGAAGGACGAACAGCCGGTCCAGCAGGACGATTTCCCTGCTGCGGGCAGCAGGCATATCGCTATGAGACTCTCACTGGGCCATCCGGATGCCAGTATCGAGAGCACACAGTTCAGATCGAAAATGATCGGGACAGATCCATCCTGCAGCTGGCCCAAGTGGCAGCTGAAGGAGGATGTCTCTTCGATGTGGCTCTGGTGAAGAACCATCCGCAAAATGGGGAACCCTGGTGGACTGGGATAGCTCTTCTGCCTCACAGATCACGTCAGGGATTGCTGCCCACTCTTCATGTTGACG aaCCTGTAACGTCAAAAGGCAGCAAAAAATGTACCACTCGACAAACTTCCATGATGCTGGACTCGAGCAGCGACACAGAGTCCAGCGACAACGTCAAGCACCACCGATCCGCCTTGGTTCGACAATCTTCCTACAGCAGCGACGGCGGGGAATCTGAGTACAGTAGTCCCCGTCAGTATCGCTACAGGAGCACCAAGAGGCGCCCCAAGATGCCGAGTGGACGCTACTGGTCCGGCGAGATGTCAGCTCGCAGTAACCAGGACAACCAGCGGGAATTTGAGGAACGTGCCATGAAGCAGGTCATTGCAATGCTGTGCAAGAAAACCGGTAGTGATTCTGGGCAGCAGCATCATCAGATGCAGCAGCAGAGCTACCATCAACAGGGCGGAACCTACGTGCGCCTCGAGGCTGAATGGCGAGAGAGTTTAAAGAGCCGTGGAGTCATCTCGACCAAGGGCAAAGCACAGAAGTGA
- the LOC129802385 gene encoding ribose-phosphate pyrophosphokinase 1 isoform X2: MDNNAGDSINGDQSTSEGNKILNFPSTGPVVSAIRAKALARNQLEKATVIQSRMPNIKVFSGTSHPDLAQRIVDRLGIDLGRVVTKKFSNLETCVEIGESVRGEDVYIVQSGSGEINDNLMELLIMINACKIASALRVTAVIPCFPYARQDKKDKTGGETQKSRAPISAKLVANMLSVAGADHIITMDLHASQIQGFFDIPVDNLYAEPAVLKWIKENIPEWRNSIIVSPDAGGAKRVTSIADRLNVEFALIHKERKKANEVSSMVLVGDVKDRVAILVDDMADTCGTICHAAEKLMDAGATKVYAILTHGIFSGPAISRINNACFEAVVVTNTIPQDGHMRDCPKIQMIDVSMMFAEAVRRTHNGESVSYLFSNVPY; encoded by the exons atggaCAACAATGCTGGGGATTCCATCAATGGGGATCAATCCACCAGTGAAGGCAACAAAATTCTCAATTTCCCCTCAACAGGACCAGTAG TCAGTGCGATCCGCGCCAAAGCCCTTGCCCGCAATCAATTGGAGAAAGCCACCGTGATACAGTCCAGGATGCCCAACATCAAAGTGTTTTCGGGGACATCGCATCCGGATCTGGCGCAGCGTATTGTGGATAGGCTGGGAATTGATTTGGGGCGCGTTGTGACGAAGAAATTCAGCAATTTGGAAACATG TGTCGAAATTGGGGAGTCCGTTCGAGGCGAAGATGTTTACATAGTGCAATCGGGGTCTGGGGAGATCAACGATAACCTCATGGAGCTCCTTATCATGATAAATGCATGCAAAATTGCATCAGCTCTTCGGGTAACGGCAGTTATTCCATGCTTCCCCTATGCTAGGCAGGACAAAAAGGACAAG ACTGGTGGAGAAACCCAAAAG AGCCGTGCTCCGATTTCGGCTAAATTGGTGGCCAATATGCTGTCAGTTGCTGGAGCTGATCACATTATCACAATGGATTTGCATGCATCACAAATTCAG GGTTTCTTCGACATTCCTGTGGACAACTTGTATGCTGAGCCGGCTGTGCTCAAGTGGATCAAGGAGAATATTCCGGAGTGGCGCAATTCAATTATTGTGTCTCCGGACGCTGGTGGTGCCAAACGCGTCACCTCAATTGCCGATCGGCTCAATGTGGAATTCGCTTTGATCCACAAGGAGCGCAAGAAGGCCAATGAGGTGTCGTCGATGGTGCTCGTGGGCGATGTAAAGGATCGCGTGGCTATTCTGGTGGATGACATGGCAGATACATGTGGCACAATTTGCCATGCTGCTGAGAAACTGATGGACGCTGGAGCCACGAAGGTTTATGCTATTCTCACGCACGGCATCTTCTCGGGACCGGCCATTTCCAGGATAAACAATGCTTGCTTCGAGGCTGTGGTGGTCACCAACACAATTCCCCAGGATGGCCACATGCGGgattgtcccaaaattcag
- the LOC129802385 gene encoding ribose-phosphate pyrophosphokinase 1 isoform X3: MDNNAGDSINGDQSTSEGNKILNFPSTGPVVSAIRAKALARNQLEKATVIQSRMPNIKVFSGTSHPDLAQRIVDRLGIDLGRVVTKKFSNLETCVEIGESVRGEDVYIVQSGSGEINDNLMELLIMINACKIASALRVTAVIPCFPYARQDKKDKSRAPISAKLVANMLSVAGADHIITMDLHASQIQGFFDIPVDNLYAEPAVLKWIKENIPEWRNSIIVSPDAGGAKRVTSIADRLNVEFALIHKERKKANEVSSMVLVGDVKDRVAILVDDMADTCGTICHAAEKLMDAGATKVYAILTHGIFSGPAISRINNACFEAVVVTNTIPQDGHMRDCPKIQMIDVSMMFAEAVRRTHNGESVSYLFSNVPY; this comes from the exons atggaCAACAATGCTGGGGATTCCATCAATGGGGATCAATCCACCAGTGAAGGCAACAAAATTCTCAATTTCCCCTCAACAGGACCAGTAG TCAGTGCGATCCGCGCCAAAGCCCTTGCCCGCAATCAATTGGAGAAAGCCACCGTGATACAGTCCAGGATGCCCAACATCAAAGTGTTTTCGGGGACATCGCATCCGGATCTGGCGCAGCGTATTGTGGATAGGCTGGGAATTGATTTGGGGCGCGTTGTGACGAAGAAATTCAGCAATTTGGAAACATG TGTCGAAATTGGGGAGTCCGTTCGAGGCGAAGATGTTTACATAGTGCAATCGGGGTCTGGGGAGATCAACGATAACCTCATGGAGCTCCTTATCATGATAAATGCATGCAAAATTGCATCAGCTCTTCGGGTAACGGCAGTTATTCCATGCTTCCCCTATGCTAGGCAGGACAAAAAGGACAAG AGCCGTGCTCCGATTTCGGCTAAATTGGTGGCCAATATGCTGTCAGTTGCTGGAGCTGATCACATTATCACAATGGATTTGCATGCATCACAAATTCAG GGTTTCTTCGACATTCCTGTGGACAACTTGTATGCTGAGCCGGCTGTGCTCAAGTGGATCAAGGAGAATATTCCGGAGTGGCGCAATTCAATTATTGTGTCTCCGGACGCTGGTGGTGCCAAACGCGTCACCTCAATTGCCGATCGGCTCAATGTGGAATTCGCTTTGATCCACAAGGAGCGCAAGAAGGCCAATGAGGTGTCGTCGATGGTGCTCGTGGGCGATGTAAAGGATCGCGTGGCTATTCTGGTGGATGACATGGCAGATACATGTGGCACAATTTGCCATGCTGCTGAGAAACTGATGGACGCTGGAGCCACGAAGGTTTATGCTATTCTCACGCACGGCATCTTCTCGGGACCGGCCATTTCCAGGATAAACAATGCTTGCTTCGAGGCTGTGGTGGTCACCAACACAATTCCCCAGGATGGCCACATGCGGgattgtcccaaaattcag
- the LOC129802388 gene encoding ubiquitin-conjugating enzyme E2-22 kDa isoform X1, with translation MAASMAVSRIKREFKEVIKSEEIVQCSIKIELINDSWTELKGEIAGPPDTPYEGGKFQLEIKVPETYPFNPPKVRFITKIWHPNISSVTGAICLDILKENWAAAMTLRTVLLSLQALLSAAEPDDPQDAIVASQYKDNYEMFVLTARHWTNAYANGPLHFLELDAKIQRLKDMGIEENDARAALSRYNWDIERATQNLFTNQ, from the exons ATGGCGGCGAGCATGGCTGTTTCGAGAATAAAACGCGAGTTCAAAGAAGTGATAAAAAGCGAGGAA ATCGTACAATGTAGCATCAAAATAGAATTAATAAATGATAGTTGGACAGAACTGAAGGGTGAGATTGCCGGACCACCCGATACCCCCTACGAGGGGGGCAAATTTCAGCTGGAGATTAAAGTACCAGAAACCTACCCATTCAATCCGCCAAAAGTGCGGTTCATCACAAAAATCTGGCATCCCAACATTTCCTCCGTCACCGGAGCCATTTGCCTAGATATCCTCAAGGAGAATTG GGCAGCAGCAATGACTCTGCGGACGGTTCTACTGTCACTCCAGGCTCTTCTGTCTGCCGCAGAGCCAGATGATCCTCAAGATGCCATTGTGGCGTCCCAGTATAAAGACAATTATGAAATGTTTGTCCTCACCGCCAGACACTGGACAAATGCTTATGCTAATG GTCCTCTTCACTTTCTTGAACTGGATGCAAAAATACAGAGACTCAAAGACATGGGAATTGAGGAGAATGATGCGAGAGCGGCTCTATCCAGATACAACTGGGACATTGAGAGGGCgacacaaaatttattta CCAATCAGTAA